Genomic DNA from Kluyveromyces lactis strain NRRL Y-1140 chromosome C complete sequence:
CTCCTCCTCCAGTTCCTTTCATGCCATTCATGTTTCCTATGGCACCGTTTTTCGGTGTGCCTTCTTCGACTCAGCAGGTTCAACCtcagaatcaaaatcagCAAGAACCTTCTGTTCAACCTAAAAATTAATCTGGCTTTCTTAAGCTTTTAAACCCACATTTTTCAATCGCATATACAGCATAACGATCATCGGCATGAACATACTATATAATAAGCGCATGTAACATTAAAGATACATATTATGTCATCAATACGATAATTTGAGACTTTATAAAGTTTCTGTCATTACAAATAGGAATCATCAATATAAAGAGGGactttttttgtttgaaacaCCACACACCCAACATGATACTGTTTTCGATTAATTACTTCCATCGTTGAAACAAATAACGGCCCACTTACCAGAGGAAGTCCACCAGGAACCGTTTTCATTACCTTGATTTGCCCAGTATTCTGACaattcttcgtcttcaCCTTCTCGTAAACCGACTATAACATCTGCTTTGGCAGTTCTGAGAGACAAAGTTACCAATCCgttatctttcaaaggCCCAATACTAGTTTTCCATGGGGTAGTTCTTGGCCAAACACGGTCACCAGTTAGCTTTCTGTAGTTCAAATCACCTTTAAAGATGCACAAATTAGCAGTAGACAATTCTTTGTGACATTCTGCACCACCGTACTTGGTTTCAGAAGGATCGATGTTCCAGTAATCCAATGGACCTGTCCAGAATGGATGTGCTTTTATAGAGATCTTATCCTGTTCAACGTACTCTTTGATTCTCTTAGTGATAAAATCCAAATGAGTTCTGTCCTCCACTGGGAAAAACTTTGGATCCTCAAGCTGAGCAATGATgtcattgaaatcttttATCATAACATCGCTGACCATGTATGGAATATCTTTACCATGCATTACAACAGACGATGCCAAATCAAAATCTAGCATGAAGACGGCAAACAACAGATCAGTGTACAACTCGAAACCGGAGTTATCCAAAACGAAATCGACACGACCGGTACCTTTTTGTGActtcaaatattggaaGGCTTTCTCAGAGTCATCAATCAGAATATTCgatttttgtttcaatcTGTTAGCAGAGTTTTGAATGGCATTGATGTCGTCCAATGTGGCAGTAGCCAACAAGGACAAATCGGTCGCATTACCCCACAAAgagatttcaataaattcttgg
This window encodes:
- a CDS encoding putative methyltransferase (similar to uniprot|Q04371 Saccharomyces cerevisiae YMR027W High level expression reduced Ty3 Transposition), producing MSTDIPRVFSTGDKGTFGQFTAEVRWPTILQNAYDDLQLAINETNSQLAKEQGEIIKKQIAGLKQDVENDAKPTLLPEQYKDFNEILKENDGQTWLNGDWLFLEILLYRKVNIFFREQSEWDDFDIFQRLKTSTFESSKNGVLDLATYYHGVIEKFNGNEDAIPPLFQEFIEISLWGNATDLSLLATATLDDINAIQNSANRLKQKSNILIDDSEKAFQYLKSQKGTGRVDFVLDNSGFELYTDLLFAVFMLDFDLASSVVMHGKDIPYMVSDVMIKDFNDIIAQLEDPKFFPVEDRTHLDFITKRIKEYVEQDKISIKAHPFWTGPLDYWNIDPSETKYGGAECHKELSTANLCIFKGDLNYRKLTGDRVWPRTTPWKTSIGPLKDNGLVTLSLRTAKADVIVGLREGEDEELSEYWANQGNENGSWWTSSGKWAVICFNDGSN